From the Sebastes fasciatus isolate fSebFas1 chromosome 3, fSebFas1.pri, whole genome shotgun sequence genome, one window contains:
- the mab21l2 gene encoding protein mab-21-like 2, giving the protein MIATQAKLVYQLNKYHNERCQARKAAIAKTIREVCKVVSDVLKEVEVQEPRFISSLSEIDARYEGMEVISPNEFEVVLYLNQMGVFNFVDDGSLPGCAVLKLSDGRKRSMSLWVEFITASGYLSARKIRSRFQTLVAQAVDKCSYRDVVKMVADTSEVRLRIRERYVVQITPAFKCTGIWPRSAAQWPMPHIPWPGPNRVAEVKAEGFNLLSKECYSLTGKQSSAESDAWVLQFSEAENRLLMAGCRKKCLSVLKTLRDRHLELPGQPLQNYHMKTLLLYECEKHPRETDWDESCLGDRLNGILLQLISCLQCRRCPHYFLPNLDLFQGKPHSALEAAAKQTWRLAREILTNAKSLDKL; this is encoded by the coding sequence ATGATAGCGACGCAGGCGAAGCTGGTCTACCAGCTCAACAAATACCACAACGAGCGGTGCCAAGCGCGCAAAGCGGCCATCGCGAAGACCATCAGGGAGGTCTGCAAAGTGGTGTCGGATGTCctgaaggaggtggaggtgcaGGAGCCTCGCTTCATCAGCTCCTTGAGCGAGATAGACGCTCGCTACGAAGGCATGGAGGTCATCTCTCCAAACGAGTTCGAGGTGGTGCTCTACCTCAACCAAATGGGGGTGTTCAACTTCGTGGACGACGGCTCTTTGCCAGGCTGCGCGGTGCTGAAGCTGAGCGACGGCCGCAAGAGGAGCATGTCTCTCTGGGTCGAGTTCATCACCGCCTCGGGCTACTTATCCGCCCGGAAGATCCGCTCCAGGTTCCAAACTCTGGTGGCGCAGGCGGTGGATAAATGCAGCTACAGAGATGTGGTGAAGATGGTTGCAGACACCAGCGAGGTCAGGCTGAGGATCAGAGAGAGGTATGTTGTGCAGATCACCCCTGCGTTCAAATGCACTGGGATTTGGCCTCGCAGTGCAGCTCAGTGGCCAATGCCTCACATCCCATGGCCAGGTCCGAATAGAGTAGCAGAAGTGAAAGCTGAGGGTTTTAACCTGCTCTCCAAAGAGTGCTACTCGTTGACTGGCAAGCAGAGCTCTGCAGAAAGCGACGCCTGGGTGTTGCAGTTCAGCGAGGCCGAGAACAGGCTGTTGATGGCCGGCTGCAGGAAGAAGTGTTTGTCGGTGCTGAAGACGCTGAGAGACAGACACCTGGAGCTGCCTGGACAGCCGCTGCAGAACTACCACATGAAGACGCTGCTGCTGTACGAGTGCGAGAAGCACCCGAGGGAGACGGACTGGGACGAGTCTTGTCTCGGAGACCGACTGAACGGCATCCTGCTGCAGCTCATCTCGTGTCTGCAGTGCCGCAGATGTCCCCACTACTTCTTGCCAAACTTGGACTTGTTTCAGGGAAAGCCTCACTCGGCCCTGGAGGCTGCTGCTAAGCAGACGTGGAGACTAGCGAGGGAGATCCTCACCAATGCTAAAAGCTTGGACAAACTATAA